A window from Synergistaceae bacterium DZ-S4 encodes these proteins:
- the rmuC gene encoding DNA recombination protein RmuC: MHLFLGIALAALLVAAYIIASVARLKENSAAMEQVSRELLVRLQNIEGKLEDTERDINSEFVSMRKEQRDEARAGREEQSKGLTSFGEAQSKRIKEIGDLQRESLEAFSQQLTNISRLNEEKLEAIRGTVESKLQEIHKNNEEKLEKMRATVDEQLHSTLEKRLGEAFSTVSERLELVHKGLGEMKALTADVGDLKKVLSNVKVRGTWGETQLRALLEQILTKDQYAENVATRPNCGERVEFAISLPGANDSASPVWLPIDSKFPLEDYQRLVTASENGDVQALADAQKALKSRVIEEAKTIRDKYLEPPYTTDFGILYLPVEGLYAEILRIDGLCDTLSREYRVVPAGPTTVTALLNSLQMGFRTLAIEKRSSEVWILLGKVKTEFDKFGNVLEKTRQKIEQAGKELENAEVRTRAIKRTLRTVEGVALEEGDEDISENCEMLE, encoded by the coding sequence ATGCATTTGTTTTTAGGTATAGCATTGGCGGCTCTTCTTGTGGCTGCGTATATCATAGCATCGGTGGCGAGATTGAAAGAGAACAGCGCTGCTATGGAGCAGGTCTCAAGGGAACTTCTGGTCAGGCTGCAGAATATCGAAGGAAAGCTTGAGGATACCGAACGCGACATCAACTCTGAATTTGTTTCTATGAGAAAAGAGCAAAGGGATGAAGCCAGGGCGGGACGCGAGGAGCAGTCAAAGGGCCTTACATCTTTTGGCGAAGCTCAGTCAAAGAGGATAAAAGAGATAGGAGACCTGCAAAGGGAAAGCCTTGAAGCTTTTTCACAGCAGCTTACCAACATCAGCCGTCTGAACGAGGAAAAGCTTGAGGCCATTAGAGGCACAGTCGAGTCTAAACTCCAGGAGATACATAAAAATAACGAGGAAAAACTTGAAAAGATGCGCGCTACAGTTGACGAGCAGCTTCACTCTACTCTTGAAAAGAGGCTCGGAGAAGCATTTTCGACCGTTTCGGAAAGGCTGGAGCTGGTGCATAAGGGACTTGGGGAGATGAAGGCTCTCACAGCTGACGTTGGAGACCTTAAAAAAGTCCTTTCCAACGTAAAGGTCAGGGGCACCTGGGGAGAGACTCAGCTTCGCGCACTGCTTGAACAGATACTTACAAAGGACCAGTATGCAGAGAACGTCGCAACCAGGCCCAACTGCGGCGAAAGGGTTGAGTTTGCGATCTCCCTCCCGGGAGCCAATGACTCAGCTTCGCCTGTGTGGCTTCCTATTGACTCGAAGTTCCCTCTTGAAGACTATCAAAGGCTGGTGACAGCTTCAGAAAATGGAGATGTTCAGGCACTGGCGGATGCCCAGAAAGCCCTTAAGAGCCGTGTAATAGAAGAGGCAAAGACAATAAGGGACAAGTATCTCGAGCCTCCATACACAACGGATTTCGGTATTCTTTATCTTCCGGTCGAAGGTCTATATGCAGAGATACTCCGGATAGACGGGCTGTGCGACACACTTTCCCGTGAATACAGGGTCGTTCCGGCGGGTCCGACAACAGTGACAGCCCTCCTGAACAGCCTGCAGATGGGTTTCCGCACCCTTGCGATAGAAAAGCGCTCAAGTGAGGTCTGGATACTCCTGGGAAAGGTCAAGACAGAGTTCGACAAGTTCGGGAACGTACTTGAGAAGACAAGGCAGAAGATCGAACAGGCAGGAAAAGAACTTGAGAATGCGGAGGTAAGGACCAGGGCCATCAAGAGGACTCTTAGGACCGTGGAAGGTGTCGCCCTTGAGGAGGGAGACGAAGATATCTCTGAAAACTGCGAAATGCTTGAATAG
- a CDS encoding SYNERG-CTERM sorting domain-containing protein, translating into MRRLQLFITVVFLLFVFATPSFAVAGPTYDEDNLALINAAVSNELASADIPAGIEVNVEFGEITGYITSLDAAVGKELQFVNQLDIDSEKSGAKWAEEEAEEAITFETFLGAAGFYLGLNDGAVADGKTGAVVTTLEMTLTKAFLVEQGVSQAEADALFAADPVNAQITFFDKFTYFKIFDGADPEIDPRDIVEFVKSKYTDALPGFIEFAVDKENQKLTVGIRYILMDEAPGDGEPFVIDKNIVIYEDSEEDAQGVLFIFDGRKNDELRDPVSLGNEETPTPPSGSSGGCSTGLPLMLALLGLPVIFYKKK; encoded by the coding sequence ATGAGAAGACTGCAGCTTTTTATCACAGTAGTTTTTTTGCTATTTGTTTTTGCCACCCCTTCTTTTGCTGTAGCAGGACCGACTTATGATGAGGATAATTTGGCACTGATCAATGCGGCTGTATCAAATGAACTTGCATCAGCAGATATACCTGCTGGAATAGAAGTGAACGTTGAATTTGGTGAGATCACCGGATATATAACAAGCTTGGATGCGGCTGTCGGCAAGGAGTTGCAGTTTGTCAACCAGCTAGACATTGATTCTGAGAAATCAGGCGCAAAATGGGCAGAAGAAGAGGCAGAAGAAGCAATTACTTTTGAAACCTTCCTGGGAGCCGCTGGTTTTTATTTGGGACTGAATGATGGAGCGGTAGCCGATGGGAAGACCGGAGCAGTAGTAACTACACTTGAAATGACACTTACTAAAGCTTTCCTTGTAGAACAGGGAGTCTCACAGGCTGAGGCAGATGCGCTCTTTGCAGCTGATCCGGTCAATGCACAGATCACATTTTTCGATAAGTTTACGTATTTTAAAATTTTTGACGGCGCTGACCCCGAGATAGATCCGAGGGACATAGTTGAATTTGTAAAATCAAAATACACAGATGCGTTGCCGGGGTTCATTGAGTTTGCGGTAGACAAAGAAAACCAAAAACTGACTGTGGGTATAAGGTATATACTTATGGACGAAGCACCTGGAGATGGAGAACCTTTTGTAATAGACAAAAATATTGTAATTTACGAAGACTCGGAAGAAGATGCACAGGGAGTATTATTTATTTTCGACGGCAGGAAGAATGACGAACTTAGAGATCCTGTGAGTTTGGGCAATGAAGAAACACCTACTCCGCCCTCAGGATCATCAGGCGGATGCAGCACGGGCCTCCCGCTTATGCTGGCTCTTCTCGGCCTTCCTGTGATTTTCTACAAGAAGAAGTAA
- a CDS encoding serpin family protein, whose translation MKKLFLILSILLTITPTPLSANDSIPAYHWTYHSLEILSDRSLINERVDPGESSYTKEQTAEMIVYAFQKISAEPSLMSEDILCAMRQLINGYRNELGAKGRDFEKMRTKLEDLALAAGLSAVETGGPGSKERPLNFQAAKAVSKFTFDIYRYMAAKSGDSLFISPYSISSALSMTYAGAAGETAGEMRSVLHFDPDMHRSMAALINDINSVPEGTAAVKTANALWPAKGEKLLPKYKDMMSRFYGALLTALDYRDKTEEARTTINKWVEKETEHKIKNLIGDGILNKDTLLVLTNAVWFRSDWATKFEPGNSRAMPFYAAASEQIPTVMMTKTESGIRYLKEDGIEIAEIPYKDNRFSMLVLLPQKGTDLRKIDRKLDYTKFTEWATLMSPHKVKLTIPKFKTEQSFELSEALKGMGITEAFDPGRADFSGMNGKRNMYIGAALHKTFIEVGEEGTEAAAATAVIMTKTSMNPDTGDIIEFKADRPFIYIIRDNGTGAILFIGRYAKP comes from the coding sequence ATGAAAAAACTGTTCCTTATCCTTTCAATACTTTTAACGATCACACCGACGCCGCTTTCGGCGAATGATTCCATACCGGCATATCACTGGACATACCACTCCCTTGAGATACTTTCGGACCGGTCCCTGATAAATGAAAGGGTCGATCCCGGCGAAAGCTCCTACACAAAAGAGCAGACAGCGGAGATGATCGTCTATGCCTTTCAGAAGATCTCTGCCGAACCGTCATTAATGAGTGAAGATATCCTTTGCGCTATGCGCCAGCTGATCAACGGTTACAGGAACGAACTCGGGGCAAAGGGCCGCGATTTCGAAAAGATGAGGACAAAACTGGAAGACCTGGCCCTTGCGGCAGGGCTCTCGGCAGTGGAGACCGGAGGACCGGGATCGAAGGAAAGACCCCTTAACTTCCAGGCAGCAAAAGCAGTCAGTAAATTCACATTCGACATTTACAGGTACATGGCGGCAAAGTCCGGGGACAGCCTCTTCATCTCCCCCTACAGCATATCATCCGCCCTGTCAATGACATACGCAGGGGCGGCAGGCGAGACTGCCGGAGAAATGAGGAGTGTGCTCCACTTTGATCCCGATATGCACAGAAGCATGGCAGCACTGATAAACGACATCAACTCAGTACCCGAAGGAACAGCGGCTGTAAAGACGGCAAACGCACTATGGCCGGCGAAAGGCGAAAAGCTGCTTCCTAAATACAAAGATATGATGAGCCGTTTTTACGGAGCCCTGCTGACAGCGCTTGATTACAGAGACAAAACGGAAGAAGCCCGGACAACGATAAACAAATGGGTGGAAAAAGAGACAGAACATAAAATAAAAAACCTGATCGGTGACGGCATATTGAATAAAGACACTTTATTGGTACTTACCAATGCCGTCTGGTTCAGATCAGATTGGGCGACAAAGTTCGAACCGGGAAATTCCCGTGCAATGCCTTTTTACGCCGCTGCCTCGGAGCAGATCCCGACAGTTATGATGACAAAGACTGAGAGCGGGATCAGATATCTCAAAGAGGACGGCATCGAGATCGCGGAGATCCCTTACAAGGACAACAGATTTTCAATGCTTGTACTCCTGCCGCAAAAGGGAACAGATCTCCGGAAGATAGACAGAAAGCTTGACTACACAAAATTTACTGAGTGGGCGACCCTCATGTCGCCTCATAAAGTTAAGCTTACCATTCCCAAATTTAAAACGGAGCAAAGCTTTGAGCTAAGCGAGGCTCTGAAGGGAATGGGCATTACTGAGGCTTTTGACCCCGGCAGGGCTGATTTTTCAGGTATGAACGGGAAGAGAAATATGTACATTGGCGCGGCCCTCCACAAGACTTTCATTGAAGTGGGGGAAGAAGGAACGGAAGCAGCGGCGGCAACGGCTGTCATAATGACAAAGACCTCGATGAATCCGGACACCGGAGATATCATAGAATTCAAGGCAGACAGGCCTTTCATCTACATAATAAGGGACAATGGCACCGGGGCCATACTCTTTATCGGCCGTTACGCAAAACCGTAA
- a CDS encoding acyl-CoA thioesterase has protein sequence MTEKDYTLASTIRVRYSETDQMGVVYYANYLDWFEVARTEFCRLMGIPYSKWEEDGLILPVVESHCRYKHPARYDDQIQLWCRITDVRIYSVTFEYRLLRASDYKLTAEGWTKHGCTDCKGRLYKKEHPFYNWIMSREEAKTPGE, from the coding sequence ATGACAGAGAAAGACTACACGCTTGCTTCTACGATAAGGGTCAGATATAGTGAGACCGACCAGATGGGGGTCGTTTACTACGCTAATTATCTTGATTGGTTTGAGGTTGCAAGGACTGAATTCTGCCGCCTTATGGGGATTCCGTACTCAAAGTGGGAAGAAGACGGACTGATCCTTCCGGTAGTCGAAAGCCACTGCCGCTACAAGCACCCTGCCAGATATGACGACCAGATACAGCTTTGGTGCAGGATAACGGATGTCAGGATCTACAGCGTGACATTTGAATACAGGCTGCTGAGAGCATCTGACTACAAACTGACAGCAGAAGGCTGGACAAAACACGGATGTACTGACTGTAAAGGCCGTCTGTATAAAAAGGAACATCCGTTTTATAACTGGATAATGTCCCGTGAAGAGGCAAAGACGCCGGGAGAGTAG
- a CDS encoding amino acid racemase, translated as MSEKILGVLGGMGPAASAEFLKILAEKYPAEKDQDHPVVYMISDPKIPDRGSAIEGKGEDPSPYIINDLEKLIGWGAGLLAVPCNTAHYFIDRFRDRIGVPIVHIIEATVEASMERSAGGAWMISTIGTARSGLYQKAAADRGYRLVIPPEDVQREIQEAIVFVKSGKMESAARAIERAVKKLWEIEDLPIVTACTELPLAYDASDLPTEKNISSLDALAEACIRALTE; from the coding sequence ATGTCAGAAAAGATACTGGGGGTCCTTGGCGGCATGGGACCTGCCGCTTCGGCGGAATTTTTGAAGATACTCGCGGAAAAATATCCTGCCGAAAAAGATCAGGACCACCCTGTCGTATATATGATATCGGACCCGAAGATACCCGACCGGGGAAGCGCGATCGAGGGAAAGGGGGAAGACCCTTCACCATACATAATAAACGATCTGGAAAAGCTGATCGGATGGGGTGCGGGGTTGCTTGCGGTACCATGCAACACTGCCCATTACTTTATCGACAGATTCAGGGACCGGATAGGAGTCCCGATCGTTCATATAATCGAGGCCACAGTGGAAGCTTCGATGGAGAGGTCAGCAGGGGGCGCCTGGATGATATCGACGATAGGCACGGCAAGGTCGGGACTTTACCAGAAAGCGGCTGCCGACAGGGGATACCGCCTTGTGATACCGCCTGAAGATGTGCAGAGAGAGATCCAGGAGGCGATAGTCTTCGTCAAGTCAGGAAAGATGGAGAGTGCGGCACGGGCGATAGAAAGGGCCGTAAAAAAACTATGGGAGATCGAAGATCTGCCAATTGTCACCGCGTGCACAGAACTGCCGCTCGCATACGATGCGTCGGATCTTCCAACGGAGAAAAACATATCGAGCCTTGACGCGCTTGCCGAAGCCTGCATCAGGGCCCTGACGGAATAA
- a CDS encoding nitroreductase family protein translates to MTFSNISPEVGIIVTVSETIKRREVVSLPSMTVDPSKCTKCGTCVKVCPAGIVKVGDTGLPEMDVRLAGRCIECGHCALFCPESANCLSFLKNDEMVASADLGMPSASEALNFLKTRRSIRRFKSEPLPQDVFDRIFEAVKNAPTASNRQPVRWIVSSDPEKTVEITNLILCWMREEIFKDPTSQIAIIGAAMIAKAKAGEDGLLRGAPHAVIAVVPKDHMWPEDASIALTYLELAAHAMGVGACWGGFLTAAVRNFKGLREYLGIGEDEHVCGAQMIGYPLIKPVRQFPPRKKQNIEWIRQRKEDLLT, encoded by the coding sequence GTGACCTTTTCCAACATTTCTCCCGAGGTTGGTATAATAGTCACTGTATCTGAGACTATCAAAAGAAGGGAAGTAGTATCATTGCCGTCAATGACAGTTGATCCTTCAAAATGCACAAAATGCGGGACATGCGTAAAGGTCTGTCCTGCAGGAATAGTTAAGGTTGGGGATACGGGTCTGCCTGAGATGGATGTAAGGCTGGCAGGGCGCTGCATCGAATGCGGCCATTGCGCACTCTTCTGTCCCGAAAGCGCCAATTGTCTTTCCTTTCTGAAAAATGATGAGATGGTCGCATCCGCGGATCTCGGTATGCCCTCAGCGTCAGAGGCGCTGAACTTTTTAAAGACCAGGAGAAGCATAAGACGGTTCAAAAGCGAGCCTTTGCCTCAGGATGTTTTTGACAGGATATTCGAGGCCGTAAAGAACGCCCCCACCGCATCCAACAGGCAACCGGTAAGATGGATAGTTTCATCGGATCCTGAAAAGACAGTGGAGATCACCAACCTTATCCTCTGCTGGATGAGGGAAGAGATATTCAAGGATCCGACATCACAGATCGCCATCATAGGCGCTGCGATGATAGCAAAGGCGAAAGCCGGGGAAGATGGCCTGCTGAGGGGAGCGCCTCATGCCGTGATCGCCGTGGTGCCAAAAGATCACATGTGGCCGGAGGATGCATCCATCGCGCTTACATACCTTGAGCTTGCAGCACATGCCATGGGGGTGGGAGCCTGCTGGGGAGGCTTCCTTACCGCCGCTGTCAGAAACTTCAAAGGCCTGAGGGAATATCTTGGCATAGGCGAGGATGAACATGTCTGCGGGGCACAGATGATCGGATATCCGTTGATAAAGCCCGTCAGACAGTTCCCTCCGAGGAAAAAGCAGAATATTGAATGGATCAGGCAGAGGAAAGAGGACCTGTTAACATAA
- a CDS encoding Rrf2 family transcriptional regulator — protein sequence MAKVAGFSEATYIGLHAMVLISQKDGERISIREMAETICVSEAHLAKVVLRLAHTGLISTTRGPGGGAVLAKKPKEISFLDIVEAIEGPLENSKCVFGKSKCSREGCIFGDFLVKMTKEAKEWLRSKTLDEF from the coding sequence ATGGCGAAAGTAGCGGGTTTCAGCGAGGCAACATACATAGGGCTTCATGCAATGGTCCTGATCTCACAGAAAGATGGCGAAAGGATATCTATAAGAGAAATGGCAGAGACGATCTGCGTCTCGGAGGCACATCTTGCTAAGGTTGTTTTGAGACTGGCCCATACCGGACTAATCAGTACAACAAGAGGCCCGGGCGGCGGTGCGGTCCTTGCCAAAAAGCCAAAAGAGATAAGCTTTTTGGACATCGTCGAAGCAATAGAAGGTCCATTGGAAAATTCGAAATGCGTTTTTGGAAAAAGCAAGTGCTCTCGTGAGGGATGCATATTCGGGGATTTCCTCGTAAAGATGACCAAAGAAGCAAAAGAGTGGCTTAGATCTAAAACATTGGATGAATTTTAA
- the hcp gene encoding hydroxylamine reductase yields the protein MFCYQCEQAAKGTGCTAMGVCGKDPQTAALQDLLLYETMVLSKAALESGDSSDEVSKMVIENLFTTVTNVNFDPETLAEMVRNTRKATDEFAGGCSCCCGCGASEEPTTDELVEEGQEYSPQADIDKYGADLGGLKWLAVYGLKGVAAYADHAWILGQKDREVNKFFLEAMSELLNEDITVDSMLALNLKIGEVNLRVMEMLDAANTGTYGHPEPTMVRVTPVKGKAILVSGHDLGDLEELLKQTEGKGINVYTHGEMLPCNAYPELKKYPHLVGNYGGAWQDQQKEFDEFPGAILMTTNCIQKPRESYMARIFTCGLVQWPGAVHVENRDFAPVIKAALEAPGFTEDAPEKRIMIGFARNSVLGAAGKVVELVNAGKIRHFFLVGGCDGAKSGRNYYTEFAEKAPKDTVILTLACGKFRFNKLEFGDIEGIPRLLDCGQCNDAYSAIKIAVALADVFKTDVNGLPLSLILSWYEQKAVCILLTLLHLGIKNIRLGPTLPAFVGPAVLDVLVQNFGIKPIGTAEGDLKAILGQ from the coding sequence ATGTTTTGTTATCAGTGTGAACAGGCAGCAAAGGGTACAGGATGCACAGCAATGGGAGTATGCGGCAAAGATCCGCAGACAGCGGCACTTCAGGACCTTCTTCTTTATGAGACGATGGTTCTTTCAAAAGCAGCACTTGAATCAGGAGACAGTTCCGACGAAGTGTCCAAGATGGTCATCGAAAACTTATTTACGACAGTAACAAATGTAAACTTCGATCCCGAAACTCTTGCAGAGATGGTCAGAAATACAAGAAAGGCAACAGACGAGTTTGCCGGCGGATGCTCATGCTGCTGCGGATGCGGAGCTTCAGAAGAGCCTACGACCGACGAATTGGTCGAAGAGGGACAAGAGTACTCACCCCAGGCCGACATCGACAAGTACGGCGCAGACCTTGGCGGCCTCAAATGGCTTGCAGTATATGGACTTAAGGGCGTCGCCGCTTATGCCGACCACGCATGGATCCTTGGCCAGAAGGACAGGGAAGTCAACAAGTTCTTCCTGGAAGCAATGTCAGAACTCCTAAACGAGGATATTACAGTTGATTCAATGCTTGCGCTCAACCTCAAAATTGGCGAAGTCAATCTCAGAGTGATGGAAATGCTTGATGCAGCCAATACCGGAACATACGGACATCCCGAACCTACTATGGTCAGAGTGACCCCCGTGAAGGGCAAAGCTATCCTTGTCTCAGGACACGACCTTGGCGATCTTGAAGAGTTGCTGAAGCAGACAGAGGGCAAGGGTATCAACGTCTATACGCACGGTGAGATGCTTCCCTGCAATGCTTATCCTGAACTTAAGAAATACCCCCATCTCGTTGGCAACTACGGCGGAGCATGGCAGGATCAGCAGAAGGAATTCGACGAATTCCCCGGTGCGATCCTTATGACGACCAACTGCATCCAGAAGCCCAGGGAGAGTTACATGGCAAGGATCTTCACATGTGGACTTGTCCAGTGGCCCGGAGCAGTACACGTTGAGAACAGGGATTTCGCTCCTGTGATAAAGGCAGCGCTTGAGGCTCCCGGATTCACGGAAGATGCCCCTGAGAAGAGGATCATGATAGGGTTTGCCCGCAATTCAGTCCTTGGTGCCGCAGGCAAAGTTGTGGAACTTGTCAATGCAGGAAAGATCCGCCACTTCTTCCTTGTCGGAGGATGCGATGGTGCAAAGTCAGGACGCAACTATTACACTGAGTTTGCCGAGAAGGCACCTAAGGATACTGTCATCCTCACTCTTGCATGCGGCAAATTCCGCTTCAACAAGCTTGAATTCGGAGATATCGAAGGCATACCACGCCTTCTTGACTGCGGACAGTGCAATGATGCCTATTCTGCGATAAAGATCGCTGTAGCTCTTGCGGACGTTTTCAAGACAGATGTAAACGGGCTCCCTCTCTCGCTGATCCTTTCATGGTACGAGCAGAAGGCGGTATGTATCCTTCTCACGCTGCTTCACCTTGGAATAAAGAACATAAGGCTCGGTCCCACGCTTCCAGCATTTGTCGGCCCGGCAGTCCTTGACGTTCTTGTACAGAATTTCGGAATCAAGCCGATCGGAACAGCCGAAGGGGACCTCAAGGCGATTCTTGGCCAGTAA
- a CDS encoding 4Fe-4S binding protein, producing MRKIIKIDEEKCDGCGLCADACHEGAIVIENGKAKLISDSYCDGLGDCIGECPQGAISFEMREAAAYDEAAVKARMAARKKEPCSGTLPCGCPGSMAKELKSDKPVQKEEKTSCRQESELRNWPVQLSLVPVQAPYLEGAKLLLAADCTAFACPNFHKDLLPGKVCLVGCPKLDEVEPYIEKLAQIIKLNGIEEIDVAYMEVPCCGGLVKLVDTAVKKSGQAVTLKLIKLSMTGKFLEVRQIFPN from the coding sequence ATGAGAAAGATAATCAAGATCGACGAGGAAAAATGTGACGGATGCGGACTTTGTGCAGATGCTTGCCACGAAGGTGCGATAGTTATAGAGAACGGCAAGGCAAAATTAATAAGCGACAGCTACTGTGACGGCCTTGGAGACTGTATCGGGGAGTGTCCTCAGGGCGCAATCTCCTTTGAAATGAGAGAAGCTGCTGCCTACGACGAAGCAGCTGTTAAGGCGAGGATGGCAGCCAGAAAGAAAGAACCCTGCAGCGGGACCCTTCCCTGCGGGTGTCCCGGAAGCATGGCTAAAGAACTGAAGTCAGACAAGCCTGTACAGAAAGAAGAAAAAACTTCATGCAGGCAGGAGTCTGAACTCCGTAACTGGCCTGTACAGCTCTCCCTGGTGCCTGTTCAGGCACCATACCTTGAAGGGGCAAAACTTCTTTTGGCAGCAGATTGTACAGCATTTGCATGCCCCAACTTCCACAAGGACCTTCTTCCGGGCAAGGTGTGCCTCGTAGGATGCCCGAAACTGGACGAGGTAGAGCCATATATTGAAAAACTTGCACAGATCATAAAGCTGAACGGGATTGAAGAGATCGACGTGGCATACATGGAAGTTCCCTGCTGCGGCGGACTTGTCAAACTTGTTGACACCGCGGTAAAGAAATCAGGCCAAGCTGTGACTTTGAAACTTATCAAACTTTCGATGACAGGCAAGTTTCTTGAGGTAAGGCAGATATTCCCGAACTAG
- the pgm gene encoding phosphoglucomutase (alpha-D-glucose-1,6-bisphosphate-dependent) produces MLKRADVNIPRLISSYYTEHPDTNERSHRVSFGTSGHRGSSVKGSFNEDHIMAISQAISEYRYAQGIKGPLFIGMDTHALSEPALRTSVEVFAANGVLVRIQSGFGYTPTPVISHAILSWNRGFGAPVADGVVITPSHNPPEDGGFKYNPPSGGPANTDITSLIEKRANEILADGLKDVKRIDFKNALSSDNVRLIDYIIPYVKALEQIIDIEAIRSSGLKMAADPMGGSGVHFWEPIADIWGLDIDVINKDVDPTFSFMPLDHDGKVRMDCSSPYAMANLVALKERYDIAFGNDPDYDRHGIVTKEGLMPPNSYLAAAIEYLFTHRPGWSDNCMAGKTLVSSSMIDKAVDSISRKIYEVPVGFKWFVDGLMSGMLGFGGEESAGATFLKKNGTVWTTDKDGFVMDLLAAEMTAVTGKNPAEHYRRLTEKFGHSYYSRKDAPASHEEKSKLKKLSPENVAVNTLAGEEIIAKMTTAPGNGAPIDGLKVTTENGWFAARPSGTEDIYKIYAESLISSKHLDAINDEAKEIVSKAISK; encoded by the coding sequence ATGCTAAAAAGAGCTGACGTAAACATTCCCCGGCTTATTTCTTCATACTATACCGAGCATCCTGACACAAATGAACGATCTCATCGGGTATCATTTGGAACATCGGGACACCGAGGATCCTCTGTCAAAGGGAGTTTCAACGAAGACCACATAATGGCAATTTCACAGGCTATCTCAGAGTACAGGTATGCGCAAGGAATAAAAGGACCGCTGTTTATTGGAATGGATACGCACGCCCTTTCAGAACCTGCCCTAAGGACAAGCGTGGAAGTATTCGCAGCAAACGGTGTCCTTGTGAGGATCCAGAGCGGCTTTGGCTACACGCCTACGCCCGTGATCTCCCATGCGATACTCTCCTGGAACAGAGGTTTCGGGGCTCCGGTCGCTGACGGCGTAGTCATAACGCCGTCGCATAATCCCCCTGAAGATGGAGGCTTTAAATACAACCCTCCGTCCGGAGGCCCTGCAAACACTGACATTACGTCTTTGATCGAAAAAAGGGCGAACGAGATACTTGCCGACGGACTTAAAGATGTGAAACGTATAGATTTCAAAAATGCGCTTTCCTCTGACAATGTTCGCTTGATCGACTACATCATTCCCTACGTCAAGGCACTTGAGCAGATCATTGACATCGAGGCTATACGCAGCTCCGGGCTGAAAATGGCAGCTGATCCGATGGGAGGCTCCGGAGTACACTTCTGGGAGCCGATAGCTGATATTTGGGGCTTGGATATCGATGTGATCAACAAGGATGTGGATCCTACGTTTTCGTTTATGCCGCTTGATCACGATGGCAAAGTCCGCATGGACTGCTCCTCCCCCTATGCGATGGCAAACCTGGTAGCACTTAAAGAGAGATATGACATAGCATTTGGTAATGACCCGGATTATGACCGTCATGGGATAGTTACAAAAGAGGGTCTTATGCCCCCAAACTCATATCTGGCAGCCGCAATAGAGTACCTTTTTACTCACCGCCCGGGCTGGAGCGACAACTGTATGGCAGGCAAGACGCTTGTCTCAAGCTCAATGATCGATAAGGCTGTGGATTCGATCAGCAGGAAAATCTATGAAGTTCCTGTGGGCTTCAAATGGTTCGTCGACGGCCTGATGTCGGGCATGCTTGGCTTTGGCGGAGAAGAGAGCGCCGGCGCGACATTCCTGAAGAAAAACGGAACAGTCTGGACTACGGACAAGGACGGTTTCGTAATGGATCTCCTTGCTGCTGAAATGACCGCAGTAACAGGAAAAAACCCGGCCGAACATTACAGAAGGTTGACTGAAAAATTCGGACATTCCTACTATTCCCGTAAAGATGCACCTGCTTCACATGAAGAAAAAAGCAAACTGAAAAAACTCTCGCCTGAAAATGTGGCAGTGAACACACTTGCCGGTGAAGAAATAATCGCAAAGATGACAACTGCTCCGGGAAACGGAGCCCCGATCGACGGACTTAAGGTCACGACTGAAAACGGATGGTTCGCAGCCAGGCCTTCGGGGACCGAAGATATCTACAAGATCTACGCGGAAAGCCTGATAAGCAGTAAACACCTTGACGCTATAAACGATGAGGCAAAAGAGATAGTATCAAAAGCCATTTCAAAATAA